Part of the Deltaproteobacteria bacterium genome is shown below.
GTCTGCGTCGGGCACACCTCCACGCACGCCGGGAGCTGCCCCTGCGAGATCCGGTGGTAGCAGAAGGTGCACTTGTCGGCGGTGTGGCTCTTCGGGTGGAGGTACCGCGCGCCGTACGGGCACGCCTGGATGCAGTAGCGGCACCCGATGCACGTCTTCTCGTTGACGAGGACGACGCCGTCCTCGGTCTGGAAGGTCGCCCCGACGGGGCACACCTGGACGCACGGCGGGTTCGCGCACTGGTTGCACAGCTTCGGCACGAAGAAGCTGCGCAGGATCGTCTTGTCGGACGCCGACTCGGGCGCCTCC
Proteins encoded:
- a CDS encoding 4Fe-4S dicluster domain-containing protein, with translation EAPESASDKTILRSFFVPKLCNQCANPPCVQVCPVGATFQTEDGVVLVNEKTCIGCRYCIQACPYGARYLHPKSHTADKCTFCYHRISQGQLPACVEVCPTQTRIFGDLNAAASPMSRFLRMNKIHTLKPGLNTEPKVYYANLDGEVR